The Fulvivirga ligni genome window below encodes:
- a CDS encoding sigma-70 family RNA polymerase sigma factor, giving the protein MRQLKISKQITNRESQSLDKYLQEIGKVDLLTPDEEVELAQRIREGDQLALEKLTKANLRFVVSVAKQYQNQGLSLGDLINEGNLGLIKAAQRFDETRGFKFISYAVWWIRQSILQALAEQSRIVRLPLNRVGSLNKISKTFSELEQKYEREPSPDELAEVLEVTTAEVVDTMKISGRHVSMDAPFVQGEENSLLDVLENDLDETPDSELMNDSLRREVQRALSTLTQREADVITLYFGLNGEHSMTLEEIGEKFNLTRERVRQIKEKAIRRLRHTSRSKALKPYLG; this is encoded by the coding sequence ATGAGACAACTTAAGATTAGCAAGCAGATTACGAACAGGGAGAGTCAATCTCTAGATAAGTATTTGCAGGAAATCGGTAAAGTAGACTTACTAACACCTGATGAAGAGGTGGAACTAGCGCAGAGAATCCGAGAAGGAGATCAATTAGCGTTAGAAAAGCTTACTAAAGCCAACCTTAGATTTGTAGTTTCGGTAGCGAAACAATATCAAAACCAAGGTTTATCCCTCGGAGATCTTATCAATGAAGGTAATCTCGGGCTAATTAAAGCGGCTCAAAGATTTGACGAAACCAGAGGTTTCAAATTCATATCTTACGCAGTTTGGTGGATTAGACAATCAATTTTACAGGCTTTAGCTGAGCAGTCTCGTATTGTAAGGCTTCCGCTGAATAGAGTAGGTTCCCTAAACAAAATAAGCAAAACATTTTCTGAGCTAGAGCAAAAGTATGAGAGAGAGCCATCTCCCGACGAGCTAGCTGAAGTTCTAGAGGTAACTACTGCTGAGGTGGTAGATACCATGAAAATTTCAGGTAGACACGTTTCTATGGATGCTCCATTCGTACAAGGTGAAGAAAACAGTTTGCTTGATGTTTTAGAGAATGACTTGGATGAAACACCGGATTCTGAGTTAATGAATGATTCCCTAAGAAGAGAGGTGCAAAGAGCATTATCTACTCTTACGCAAAGAGAAGCTGATGTAATTACCCTTTACTTCGGTTTAAATGGAGAGCATTCTATGACTTTGGAAGAAATAGGTGAAAAATTTAATTTGACAAGAGAGCGTGTAAGGCAGATAAAGGAAAAAGCCATTAGACGCTTGAGACATACATCCAGAAGTAAGGCCTTGAAGCCTTATTTAGGATAA
- the trxB gene encoding thioredoxin-disulfide reductase, with protein sequence MNQEQARVLIIGSGPSGYTAAIYAARAGLSPIMVTGGQPGGQLTTTNDVENYPGYPDGINGPQMMVDFQKQAERFGTDIRYGQVTSVDFSGYPHKAVVDDKYEIIAESVIISTGASAKYLGLPSEEKYYNKGVSACAVCDGFFYRGKTVAVVGGGDTAAEEATYLANLCPKVYLLVRRDEMRASQIMQNRVEKAENIEILWNTETDEILGDEDSVTGMRVLNNATGEKRDIDIDGFFVAIGHQPNTDIFKDYLEMDETGYLKVIPGTSKTNIEGVFATGDAADKVYRQAVTAAGTGCMGALDAEKFLLAKEMNVV encoded by the coding sequence ATGAATCAAGAACAAGCGAGAGTACTAATAATTGGATCAGGACCTTCAGGTTATACAGCAGCCATTTACGCAGCCAGGGCAGGTTTGAGCCCTATAATGGTTACTGGCGGACAGCCTGGTGGACAGTTAACTACCACAAATGATGTTGAGAATTACCCAGGTTATCCTGATGGGATAAATGGACCTCAAATGATGGTAGACTTCCAGAAGCAGGCGGAAAGATTCGGTACAGACATTCGCTATGGTCAGGTTACATCAGTAGATTTTTCTGGTTATCCTCATAAAGCTGTAGTGGATGATAAGTATGAGATCATTGCAGAGTCTGTAATTATCTCTACAGGTGCCAGTGCTAAATATTTAGGTCTGCCTTCAGAAGAGAAATACTATAACAAAGGTGTTTCTGCGTGTGCTGTATGCGATGGTTTCTTTTATAGAGGTAAAACTGTAGCCGTAGTAGGTGGTGGAGATACAGCAGCTGAAGAAGCTACTTATTTAGCTAACCTATGTCCTAAAGTTTACCTTTTGGTAAGAAGAGATGAGATGAGAGCTTCTCAAATCATGCAGAACAGAGTAGAAAAGGCAGAGAATATTGAAATCCTTTGGAATACCGAAACGGATGAGATCTTAGGGGATGAAGATTCAGTTACTGGAATGAGAGTGTTGAACAATGCTACTGGGGAGAAGAGAGATATCGATATTGACGGTTTCTTCGTGGCTATTGGTCATCAGCCGAATACTGATATTTTCAAGGATTATCTTGAAATGGATGAGACAGGATACCTAAAAGTAATTCCTGGTACATCAAAGACAAATATCGAAGGTGTATTTGCCACAGGAGACGCCGCTGATAAAGTTTACAGACAAGCTGTTACTGCGGCAGGAACTGGCTGTATGGGAGCTTTAGATGCTGAAAAGTTCTTGTTGGCAAAAGAGATGAATGTAGTTTAA
- a CDS encoding 3-hydroxybutyryl-CoA dehydrogenase, whose amino-acid sequence MNKIAVIGSGTMGNGIAHVFAQHGYQVSLIDLSADALSKALATIEKNLDRQIKKELITEAEKESTLKNLTTFTETEAGVKDVDLVVEAATENTDLKLKIFKNLDEICGPNTILATNTSSISITKIAAVTKRSDKVIGMHFMNPVPVMKLVEVIRGYNTSNETTTIVMELSKKLSKVPVEVNDYPGFVANRILMPMINEAIYSLFEGVAGVEEIDTVMKLGMAHPMGPLQLADFIGLDVCLSILHVLHEGLGNPKYAPCPLLVNMVQAGHKGVKSGSGFYSWNHGTKDLVVADRFKK is encoded by the coding sequence ATGAATAAAATTGCTGTAATAGGATCTGGAACTATGGGAAATGGTATAGCTCATGTTTTTGCACAACATGGCTATCAGGTTTCTTTAATAGACCTTTCTGCTGATGCTTTATCTAAAGCGCTGGCCACCATAGAGAAGAACCTGGATAGACAAATAAAGAAAGAATTAATCACTGAAGCGGAGAAGGAAAGCACTCTAAAAAACCTGACCACTTTTACCGAAACAGAAGCAGGCGTAAAAGATGTGGATTTGGTGGTGGAAGCGGCTACTGAAAACACTGACCTTAAACTGAAGATTTTCAAAAACCTGGATGAGATCTGTGGACCTAATACCATTTTAGCCACCAACACCTCCTCTATTTCCATCACTAAAATAGCAGCCGTAACTAAACGCTCAGACAAAGTCATAGGCATGCATTTTATGAACCCTGTACCAGTAATGAAGCTGGTAGAGGTAATCAGAGGCTACAATACATCTAATGAAACTACGACTATCGTAATGGAGCTCTCCAAAAAGCTTAGCAAGGTACCTGTAGAGGTAAATGATTATCCGGGCTTTGTAGCTAACCGTATTTTAATGCCGATGATCAATGAGGCCATATACAGTCTTTTTGAAGGTGTAGCTGGTGTAGAAGAGATAGACACAGTAATGAAACTCGGAATGGCTCACCCTATGGGTCCATTACAATTGGCTGATTTTATTGGCTTAGATGTATGCCTATCCATTCTTCATGTGCTTCATGAAGGATTAGGTAATCCAAAATATGCTCCGTGCCCGCTACTAGTGAATATGGTACAGGCTGGCCATAAAGGTGTAAAATCCGGAAGTGGTTTTTACTCATGGAATCACGGCACTAAAGATTTAGTGGTAGCTGATAGATTCAAGAAATAA
- the mscL gene encoding large-conductance mechanosensitive channel protein MscL, translating to MLKEFKKFISRGNVVELGVGLILATYFGAIVKSFVDDIVMPPIGQLIAGIDFSQLKYKIAEQTLENGTVQPVTINYGVFINNIITFFIVAMAVFMLTRIYNNFLQKKKQEPAAAEAAPTSQEQLLMEIRDAIKQQNSK from the coding sequence ATGCTTAAAGAATTCAAAAAGTTTATTTCCAGAGGTAACGTAGTAGAGCTGGGAGTAGGGCTAATCTTAGCTACCTATTTTGGTGCTATCGTGAAGTCATTTGTAGATGATATAGTCATGCCGCCTATAGGCCAATTAATCGCCGGGATTGATTTTTCGCAATTGAAGTACAAAATAGCGGAGCAAACCTTAGAGAATGGTACAGTGCAGCCTGTCACTATTAATTATGGAGTGTTTATCAATAATATAATCACCTTTTTTATTGTAGCTATGGCTGTATTTATGCTCACCAGAATCTATAATAACTTCCTGCAAAAGAAGAAACAAGAGCCTGCAGCAGCAGAGGCAGCACCTACCAGTCAGGAGCAGTTGTTAATGGAAATTAGAGATGCCATTAAACAGCAAAATAGTAAATAG
- a CDS encoding CvfB family protein yields the protein MEIGKFYELEVVKELDFGVYLKSDLGEILLPIKYVPESTEIGDFLEVFIHRDSEDRLLATTLKPKGVLGDFVALKATHITFHGAFMDWGLEKDLFVPKSEQHIPFKEGNTYVVKICMDYKSDRLIGVSKINTFLNSDHQEDLTEGEEVDVLVYGISDVGYNAIVNQSYKGLIYKNEVFESVKVGTAKKGFVKKLREDGKIDLTLNAPGVQAIDANSQTVLNQLKLSNGYLPYHDKSDPDEIVDVFSMSKKAFKKAIGSLYKEKIITIDNDGIRLV from the coding sequence ATGGAGATAGGAAAGTTTTATGAATTAGAAGTAGTAAAAGAATTAGATTTTGGTGTTTATCTAAAATCTGATTTGGGAGAAATACTACTTCCTATTAAATATGTACCTGAAAGTACCGAAATAGGAGATTTTCTGGAGGTCTTTATTCACAGAGACTCTGAAGATAGACTTTTGGCTACCACCTTAAAACCAAAAGGTGTACTTGGTGACTTTGTGGCTTTAAAAGCCACACACATTACATTTCATGGGGCTTTCATGGACTGGGGCTTAGAAAAAGATTTGTTCGTACCTAAAAGCGAACAGCATATTCCGTTCAAAGAGGGCAACACTTATGTAGTGAAGATTTGTATGGATTATAAATCTGACCGTCTCATCGGTGTTTCAAAAATCAATACCTTCTTAAATAGTGACCATCAGGAAGATCTCACTGAAGGGGAGGAGGTTGATGTTCTTGTGTATGGAATATCAGACGTTGGTTATAACGCCATTGTGAACCAGAGCTATAAAGGACTTATTTATAAAAACGAGGTCTTTGAGTCTGTAAAGGTAGGAACGGCTAAAAAAGGCTTTGTCAAAAAACTGAGGGAAGATGGTAAGATTGATCTCACACTGAATGCTCCTGGTGTTCAGGCTATTGATGCCAATAGTCAAACGGTATTGAATCAATTGAAACTGAGCAATGGTTATTTACCTTATCATGACAAATCAGATCCTGATGAGATAGTGGATGTGTTCAGTATGAGTAAGAAGGCCTTTAAAAAGGCTATAGGCTCATTATACAAAGAAAAGATCATAACTATAGATAACGACGGCATAAGGCTGGTATGA
- a CDS encoding arsenate reductase family protein, producing MRSLQFHPNELLLIYFDPTSNTSKQTRAYARSISNNVNEINLANVRFTTTLWKEVVNLLNLRPKDLLDKSNPAYQAKVRGNTFTMSGWLEVLTNNPHFLKAPIAVYHNRAILCQKPTDILRLEVNSIGSFKVPPHLRPRTVS from the coding sequence ATGAGAAGTTTACAATTCCATCCCAATGAACTCTTGCTAATTTATTTTGACCCTACTAGCAACACGAGTAAACAAACCCGAGCCTATGCAAGATCTATCTCAAACAATGTCAATGAAATTAACCTGGCAAATGTGAGGTTTACTACTACCTTATGGAAAGAAGTAGTTAATCTTTTAAATCTGAGACCTAAAGATCTTCTAGACAAATCAAACCCGGCATATCAGGCTAAAGTAAGGGGTAACACTTTTACCATGTCTGGTTGGCTGGAGGTATTAACCAACAATCCTCATTTTCTTAAAGCTCCTATAGCAGTATATCACAACAGGGCCATTTTGTGCCAAAAACCTACAGATATACTCAGATTAGAAGTGAACAGCATAGGATCATTTAAAGTACCACCGCACTTAAGACCCAGAACCGTCAGTTAG
- a CDS encoding DNA topoisomerase IV subunit B has product MAEEKKVEYTEDSIRSLDWKEHIRLRPGMYIGKLGDGSAQDDGIYVLVKEVIDNSIDEHMMGHGRTIDVKITDHRVEVRDYGRGIPLGKVVDCVSKINTGGKYDSGAFQKSVGLNGVGTKAVNALSNYFKVQSYRDGETKVAEFTKGELTGEESVKKSSGRNGTLIAFEPDGTIFKNFNFRPAYLNDLIWNYVFLNAGLTINFNGQKFHSENGLKDLLDRKTEEDNLRYPIIHLRGNDIEVALTHSNQYGEEYYSFVNGQYTTQGGTHLAAFREAIVKTVREFYKKDFDASDVRASIVGAIAVRVQEPVFESQTKTKLGSQSVGPEGPTMRTFVNDFLKKDLDNFLHRHGEIADSLLKRILQSERERKDMAGIKKLANDRAKKANLHNKKLRDCRQHYNDKKGERADDTMIFITEGDSASGSITKSRDVQTQAVFSLRGKPLNCFNLTKKVVYENEEFNLLQHALNIEDGIENLRYRKIVIATDADVDGMHIRLLLLTFFLQFFPDLIKQGHVYILDTPLFRVRNKKETIYCYSEDERRAAIAKIGVKAEITRFKGLGEISPDEFKGFIGDSIRLNPIHLSKDTTINQLLSFYMGKNTPERQNFIVDRLRVEKDLVEEESAA; this is encoded by the coding sequence ATGGCCGAGGAAAAAAAAGTAGAATATACCGAAGATAGTATTAGATCCCTTGACTGGAAGGAGCATATAAGGCTTCGTCCGGGTATGTACATTGGTAAGCTGGGTGATGGTTCGGCACAAGATGATGGTATCTATGTGCTAGTGAAAGAGGTAATAGATAACAGTATTGATGAGCACATGATGGGGCACGGTAGAACCATTGATGTGAAAATTACTGACCATAGGGTAGAGGTGAGAGACTACGGTAGAGGTATCCCTTTAGGTAAAGTGGTAGACTGTGTTTCTAAAATTAACACCGGAGGTAAATATGACTCTGGAGCCTTCCAGAAATCAGTAGGTCTGAATGGTGTGGGTACGAAAGCAGTAAACGCATTATCTAATTACTTCAAGGTACAGTCTTACCGAGATGGAGAAACGAAAGTAGCCGAGTTTACTAAAGGTGAATTAACCGGCGAAGAGAGCGTGAAGAAATCTAGCGGTAGAAATGGTACTTTAATCGCTTTTGAGCCAGACGGTACTATATTCAAAAACTTTAACTTCAGACCTGCTTATTTGAATGACCTTATTTGGAACTACGTGTTTCTGAATGCAGGACTAACCATTAACTTCAACGGCCAGAAGTTTCATTCTGAAAACGGTCTTAAGGATTTATTAGATAGAAAAACAGAAGAGGATAACCTTAGATATCCTATTATACATCTTAGAGGTAACGATATAGAGGTTGCCCTGACTCACAGTAACCAATATGGGGAGGAATACTATAGTTTCGTAAACGGTCAGTATACTACTCAGGGAGGAACACATTTGGCAGCTTTTAGAGAAGCCATTGTAAAAACCGTAAGAGAGTTCTACAAAAAGGATTTTGATGCTTCTGACGTTAGAGCTTCAATAGTAGGAGCCATTGCGGTAAGGGTGCAAGAGCCGGTATTTGAATCCCAGACCAAAACCAAACTCGGATCGCAAAGTGTAGGCCCGGAAGGACCTACCATGCGTACGTTCGTAAATGACTTCCTGAAAAAGGATTTAGATAACTTCCTTCACCGACATGGAGAAATAGCAGATTCACTTTTAAAGAGAATACTGCAGTCTGAAAGAGAGCGAAAGGATATGGCCGGCATTAAAAAGCTTGCCAATGACAGAGCTAAAAAAGCTAATCTTCATAATAAGAAGCTAAGAGATTGTAGACAGCACTATAATGATAAGAAGGGCGAGCGCGCAGATGATACTATGATCTTTATCACTGAGGGAGACTCTGCTAGTGGATCTATCACAAAATCTAGAGACGTACAAACTCAGGCGGTATTCAGTTTAAGAGGAAAGCCTTTAAACTGCTTTAACCTTACTAAGAAGGTGGTGTATGAAAATGAAGAGTTTAACCTTCTTCAGCACGCCCTGAACATTGAAGACGGTATTGAAAATTTAAGATACAGAAAGATAGTTATCGCTACAGATGCTGATGTGGATGGTATGCACATTCGTTTGCTATTATTGACTTTCTTTTTACAGTTCTTCCCTGATCTGATTAAGCAAGGACATGTTTACATTCTGGATACTCCACTCTTTAGGGTGAGGAACAAGAAGGAAACCATCTATTGCTACAGCGAAGATGAGCGTAGAGCGGCTATAGCTAAAATAGGAGTAAAGGCAGAGATTACCCGATTTAAGGGATTAGGTGAGATCTCACCTGATGAGTTTAAAGGTTTTATTGGAGATAGTATTAGGTTAAATCCAATTCACTTATCTAAGGATACCACTATAAATCAGCTTCTTAGTTTCTACATGGGTAAAAATACTCCAGAGCGTCAAAACTTTATTGTGGATAGATTGAGAGTAGAGAAGGATCTGGTTGAAGAGGAATCAGCTGCTTAA
- a CDS encoding SatD family protein encodes MADIIDSSDKNGESLMKHFKNMVSTINQEMKESIVSPLTITLGDEFQGIVDSMESAAKVIFQMDEMLLLAETSYRLRFVVNYGIIDTAIATDRAYEMLGDGLTSARRALNNLKSAESDILVEGVDQKDNLNMAFRLYRALYNDWNEKDKPIAKSFLENNDYKEVADIFDKDISTMWRRQKSLKIDEYIIARNLIYNLSS; translated from the coding sequence ATGGCAGACATTATTGATAGCTCCGATAAAAACGGCGAATCATTAATGAAGCATTTTAAAAATATGGTATCTACAATTAACCAGGAGATGAAGGAGAGCATTGTATCTCCACTCACCATTACGCTGGGAGATGAGTTTCAGGGTATTGTAGACTCAATGGAATCAGCAGCAAAAGTCATATTCCAAATGGATGAGATGCTGCTACTGGCAGAAACAAGTTACCGGTTAAGGTTTGTTGTTAACTATGGCATAATCGATACCGCCATAGCTACCGACAGGGCTTATGAGATGCTGGGAGATGGACTTACATCAGCCAGAAGAGCTCTAAATAACCTTAAATCTGCCGAAAGTGATATTCTGGTAGAAGGGGTGGATCAAAAGGATAATTTGAACATGGCTTTTCGTTTATACCGAGCGTTATATAACGACTGGAATGAAAAAGATAAGCCCATTGCTAAAAGCTTTTTAGAAAACAACGATTATAAGGAAGTGGCAGATATATTTGATAAGGATATATCCACCATGTGGAGAAGGCAGAAAAGTTTAAAAATAGATGAATATATAATAGCCCGAAACCTAATTTACAATCTAAGCTCATGA
- a CDS encoding DNA gyrase/topoisomerase IV subunit A, with translation MAEENAENNELHENEDTIHDFTPVSGMYENWFLDYASYVILERAVPAIEDGFKPVQRRIMHAMKEMDDGRFNKVANVIGSTMQYHPHGDASIGDAIVNIGQKDLLIETQGNWGDVRTGDSAAAPRYIEARLSKFALDVVYNPQTTDWQLSYDGRKKEPVTLPVKFPLLLAQGVEGIAVGLSTKILPHNFCEIIKGSIDHLKGKKPQVFPDFPTGGMADFSDYNEGIRGGKVKVRAKIEEYDKKTLVIKDIPFGTTTTSLIDSIIKANDKGKIKVKQVVDNTAQDVEILVSLAPGQSPDITIDALYAFTDCESSISPNACVIIDDKPHFISVNDILRISTDQTVDLLTQELEIKKGELMEKILFSSLEKIFIENRIYRDIEECETWEAVIQTIDKGLDPYKPQFYRDITQDDIVKLTEIRIKRISKFDSFKSDELLRKLEEELKETEYHLANIIDFAINYYTTLLEKYGKGRERKTEIKSFDAIDTTIVAANNQKLYVNRTDGFIGYGLKKDEFVCECSDLDDIIVLRRDGKCVVSRIADKVFMGKDILHVGVWQKGDERMTYNLVYLDGKTGRSMVKRFNVTAITRDKEYDLTKKAKGSKVLYLSANPNGEAEIINVKLTSGSKARKKVFDFDFAEIEIKGRGAGGNILTRYPVRKIELKSEGVSTLSGLDIWYDESVGRLNKDERGIHIGNFNGDDNVLVVYKDGSYELTSYELTNHYEAPKIMLIERFNPKKAVSVVHYDGDSKNYYVKRFMIETRTTNKKFTFISEASGSKLVVVSTMDKAIVEVEFIRGKGKDKEVEELALDALIDIKGWKAMGNKLSQYTVKKVKYVGGENIEPVKNDNNEDEDDDYGVGDTIQLF, from the coding sequence ATGGCTGAGGAAAACGCTGAAAATAACGAATTACACGAAAATGAAGACACCATACATGACTTCACCCCAGTGTCTGGCATGTATGAAAACTGGTTTTTAGATTATGCCTCTTATGTAATACTGGAAAGAGCCGTACCTGCTATCGAGGATGGTTTTAAGCCAGTACAACGTAGAATTATGCATGCCATGAAGGAAATGGACGATGGCCGTTTCAATAAAGTGGCAAACGTAATAGGTAGTACCATGCAGTATCACCCTCATGGTGATGCCTCCATTGGTGATGCCATTGTAAATATTGGTCAAAAAGACCTCCTGATAGAAACTCAGGGTAACTGGGGAGACGTAAGAACAGGTGATAGTGCAGCAGCACCTCGATATATTGAGGCCAGACTCTCTAAATTTGCGCTAGACGTAGTTTACAACCCACAAACCACAGACTGGCAGCTTTCTTATGATGGACGTAAGAAGGAGCCCGTAACCTTACCAGTAAAGTTTCCATTGCTATTGGCGCAGGGAGTAGAAGGTATTGCCGTAGGTTTATCTACCAAAATACTTCCTCATAACTTCTGTGAGATTATTAAAGGCTCTATCGATCACCTGAAAGGTAAGAAGCCTCAGGTGTTCCCGGATTTCCCAACCGGTGGTATGGCTGACTTTTCTGATTATAATGAAGGTATCAGAGGTGGAAAAGTAAAGGTCCGTGCTAAAATTGAAGAGTACGATAAGAAAACTCTTGTTATCAAAGACATTCCATTTGGTACTACCACTACCAGCCTTATTGACTCCATTATCAAAGCAAATGATAAGGGTAAAATAAAAGTAAAGCAAGTGGTAGATAACACTGCGCAGGATGTGGAGATCTTAGTGTCTCTTGCGCCGGGGCAGTCGCCAGATATTACCATTGATGCACTCTATGCCTTTACTGATTGCGAGTCTTCTATTTCACCAAACGCTTGTGTGATTATAGATGATAAACCACATTTCATATCAGTAAATGATATCCTCAGAATCAGTACAGATCAGACCGTTGATCTTTTAACTCAGGAGCTGGAGATCAAGAAAGGTGAGTTGATGGAGAAAATTCTTTTCTCATCACTTGAGAAAATCTTCATTGAGAATAGAATATATAGAGACATTGAAGAGTGTGAAACCTGGGAAGCAGTAATACAAACTATTGACAAAGGATTAGATCCATATAAGCCTCAGTTCTACAGAGACATTACTCAGGATGACATTGTTAAGCTTACTGAGATCAGAATTAAGCGTATTTCTAAATTTGACTCGTTCAAATCTGATGAGCTTTTAAGAAAGCTTGAAGAAGAACTGAAGGAAACGGAATATCACTTAGCTAATATTATCGATTTCGCTATTAATTACTATACTACCTTGTTAGAAAAGTATGGTAAAGGAAGAGAGCGTAAAACAGAAATCAAGTCATTTGATGCCATTGATACTACCATTGTGGCAGCTAATAACCAAAAACTATACGTAAACAGAACAGACGGTTTTATTGGCTACGGACTTAAAAAAGATGAATTTGTATGCGAATGCTCTGATTTAGATGATATCATCGTCTTAAGAAGAGATGGTAAGTGCGTGGTGTCCAGAATTGCAGATAAAGTGTTCATGGGGAAAGATATTCTTCATGTAGGTGTCTGGCAGAAAGGGGATGAACGTATGACGTATAACTTGGTTTATCTGGATGGTAAAACGGGCAGATCGATGGTGAAGAGATTCAATGTAACCGCTATTACCAGAGATAAGGAGTATGACCTTACCAAGAAAGCCAAAGGTTCAAAGGTGTTATACCTTTCAGCTAACCCGAATGGTGAGGCAGAAATCATTAACGTGAAACTTACCTCAGGTTCAAAAGCAAGAAAGAAAGTATTTGATTTTGACTTTGCAGAGATCGAAATTAAAGGTAGAGGAGCAGGTGGTAACATTCTTACTCGCTACCCGGTGAGAAAAATTGAACTCAAATCGGAGGGTGTATCTACATTAAGTGGTTTAGATATCTGGTATGATGAGTCTGTTGGTCGTTTAAATAAAGACGAAAGAGGTATTCATATCGGTAATTTTAACGGAGATGATAATGTGCTGGTAGTCTATAAAGATGGAAGCTATGAGCTTACGTCTTATGAACTTACTAACCATTATGAAGCACCTAAGATAATGCTTATTGAACGCTTCAATCCGAAGAAGGCAGTTTCAGTGGTTCATTATGATGGCGATAGTAAGAATTACTACGTGAAGAGGTTCATGATCGAAACCAGAACTACCAATAAGAAATTTACTTTTATCAGTGAGGCTTCTGGATCCAAGCTAGTAGTTGTTTCTACTATGGATAAGGCGATTGTAGAAGTAGAGTTTATTAGAGGTAAAGGCAAAGATAAAGAGGTAGAAGAATTAGCTCTGGATGCCCTTATTGATATTAAAGGGTGGAAAGCCATGGGTAATAAGCTCTCACAATACACGGTGAAAAAGGTGAAATATGTGGGTGGTGAGAACATTGAGCCCGTAAAGAACGATAACAATGAGGATGAAGATGATGATTACGGAGTGGGAGATACCATTCAGCTTTTCTAA
- a CDS encoding SanA/YdcF family protein, with protein sequence MKAIKLVFKVCTAAFIFLVLVVVITNLWIYLATKDQVYKDMDDLPAAEVGLVLGTSNFLMNGSPNPFFAERMETAAELYKSGKIKHILVSGDNRSRYYNEPVKMQKALLKLGVPAEAMTLDYAGLRTLDSIVRCKKIFGQDNVIIITQYFHGLRALFISNYYDMESVVMATDKVEISTWNVKIRECFARTLAVWDLYIVKKEPRFLGEKETLDI encoded by the coding sequence ATGAAAGCAATAAAACTAGTATTTAAAGTTTGTACTGCTGCATTTATATTCCTTGTCTTAGTGGTGGTCATAACTAATCTATGGATTTACCTGGCTACAAAAGATCAGGTCTATAAAGACATGGATGACCTTCCTGCTGCTGAGGTAGGGCTGGTGCTTGGTACCAGTAATTTTTTAATGAATGGATCGCCCAATCCTTTTTTTGCTGAGCGAATGGAGACTGCCGCTGAGTTATATAAATCGGGCAAAATCAAACATATTCTGGTAAGTGGTGATAATCGAAGCAGGTATTATAATGAACCTGTAAAGATGCAAAAGGCACTTTTAAAATTAGGCGTACCGGCCGAAGCTATGACTTTGGACTACGCCGGATTAAGGACTTTAGACTCCATAGTGAGGTGTAAAAAGATCTTTGGCCAGGATAATGTTATTATCATTACACAATATTTTCATGGATTGCGCGCTCTCTTCATTAGTAACTATTATGATATGGAAAGTGTGGTGATGGCTACCGATAAAGTGGAAATATCAACCTGGAATGTGAAGATAAGAGAATGCTTTGCCAGGACACTTGCGGTGTGGGATCTGTATATAGTAAAAAAAGAACCTAGATTTTTGGGTGAAAAGGAAACCCTGGACATCTAA